One window from the genome of Myxococcales bacterium encodes:
- a CDS encoding pyruvate, phosphate dikinase yields MSQTIVQFGGPAAPRLIADRMLLGGKGAGLAEMAGLGLPVPPGFTLTTNVCKDFWQRGELASGVVAEMETSLSWLAALTGRSFGRAAGELPLLLSVRSGAPVSMPGMMDTILNLGLNDQTVQALAAATNSPCFAWDCYRRFIAMYARIVLGLGAPDASGEGFFEKALHDAKRRDAATRDADLSLPALQALVAAFLAHVKQATGGDFPQDVNVQLVGAIVAVMRSWRNPRAELYRSMHGIDAGMGTAVTVQSMVFGNLGEDCATGVVFTRNPATGARGLYGEFLLNAQGEDVVAGIRTPELIANLADTVPQAHAELTRVAAQLETHYRDMQDLEFTIEHGKLYMLQTRAGKRTGAAMVQVAVDLVSEGLITPSEALATCEPGKIEEVLHPAVDRSHAPAALAKGLPASPGAAVGAVVFSAKAAQEAAKRGDAVILVRTETSPEDLHGMQAAQGIITARGGMTSHAAVVARGMGKCCVTGCSALRVDAARLQASVGDTIIKQGDVVTVDGGTGELFLGALPLMPAKRTPAFEQFLAWADEFRQLKVRTNADTPTDAKTARAYGAEGIGLCRTEHMFFAPERILAMRQMILATSEQARREALATILPMQRADFVGLLREMDGLPVTVRLLDPPLHEFLPHAAADVQAVAAALGVSVAAIAERLDQLQESNPMLGHRGCRLGLSFPEIYETQVIAFAHAMADAQAQGVTVHAEIMIPLVMEANELALLRDRLTKVIDGVLHARGATLAYLLGTMIELPRACLVAGEIAAHADFFSFGTNDLTQTTFGISRDDVASFLPDYIERGILEASPFVTLDRRGVGELVRLAVTRGRQARPGLKLGLCGEHGGEPASVAFCHEIGLDYVSCSPFRVPVARVAAARAAILHPRVPSAGAPSGLGERS; encoded by the coding sequence ATGAGCCAGACCATCGTGCAATTTGGCGGCCCCGCGGCGCCGCGGCTCATCGCAGATCGCATGCTGCTTGGCGGCAAGGGCGCTGGCCTGGCGGAAATGGCCGGGCTTGGGCTGCCGGTGCCACCCGGCTTTACGCTCACGACGAACGTCTGCAAAGATTTTTGGCAACGTGGCGAACTTGCGTCGGGCGTCGTCGCCGAAATGGAGACCTCGCTTTCGTGGCTGGCGGCGCTGACCGGGCGATCATTTGGCCGCGCTGCGGGCGAATTGCCGCTGCTGCTTTCGGTGCGTTCGGGCGCGCCCGTCTCGATGCCGGGGATGATGGATACCATCTTAAACCTCGGATTAAACGACCAAACCGTGCAGGCCTTGGCCGCGGCGACCAATTCGCCATGTTTCGCCTGGGATTGCTATCGCCGCTTTATCGCCATGTACGCGCGCATCGTGCTCGGGCTCGGTGCGCCCGATGCGAGCGGCGAGGGCTTTTTCGAAAAAGCCTTGCACGACGCTAAGCGGCGCGATGCCGCCACGCGCGACGCAGATCTTTCGCTGCCAGCGTTGCAGGCGCTGGTGGCGGCTTTTTTGGCGCACGTCAAGCAGGCCACCGGTGGCGACTTTCCGCAAGACGTCAACGTCCAGCTCGTCGGCGCTATTGTGGCCGTCATGCGTTCGTGGCGCAACCCCCGTGCCGAGCTCTATCGCAGCATGCATGGCATCGACGCCGGCATGGGCACGGCGGTCACTGTGCAGAGCATGGTGTTTGGCAATCTCGGCGAGGATTGCGCCACGGGCGTGGTGTTCACCCGCAATCCGGCCACGGGCGCACGCGGTCTATATGGCGAGTTTCTGCTTAATGCTCAAGGCGAAGACGTCGTCGCCGGTATCCGTACGCCCGAGCTCATCGCGAACCTCGCGGATACGGTGCCGCAGGCCCACGCGGAGCTAACGCGCGTCGCCGCTCAGCTCGAAACGCACTATCGCGACATGCAGGACCTCGAATTTACCATTGAGCACGGCAAGCTCTATATGTTGCAGACGCGCGCCGGCAAGCGCACGGGTGCCGCGATGGTGCAGGTCGCGGTCGACTTGGTAAGCGAAGGCCTGATAACACCGTCGGAGGCGCTGGCAACCTGCGAGCCCGGCAAAATCGAAGAGGTGCTGCATCCAGCCGTCGACAGATCGCACGCGCCGGCAGCACTGGCCAAGGGACTGCCGGCCTCGCCGGGTGCGGCGGTTGGCGCGGTGGTATTTTCGGCAAAGGCGGCGCAGGAAGCGGCCAAACGCGGCGACGCGGTGATCTTGGTGCGGACCGAAACGTCGCCTGAGGACCTTCACGGCATGCAGGCGGCGCAGGGCATTATCACCGCCCGCGGTGGCATGACGTCGCATGCGGCCGTCGTGGCGCGCGGCATGGGCAAGTGCTGCGTCACAGGGTGCTCGGCGCTGCGCGTCGACGCGGCGCGCCTCCAGGCAAGCGTGGGCGACACCATCATCAAACAAGGCGATGTCGTCACCGTCGACGGCGGGACCGGCGAACTATTTTTGGGGGCGCTGCCGCTCATGCCGGCCAAGCGTACGCCCGCCTTTGAACAATTCTTGGCGTGGGCGGATGAGTTTCGCCAACTCAAGGTGCGCACCAACGCTGATACGCCCACGGATGCCAAGACGGCGCGCGCGTATGGCGCGGAGGGCATCGGCCTGTGCCGCACCGAGCACATGTTCTTCGCGCCCGAACGCATCTTGGCGATGCGGCAGATGATTCTGGCAACCTCGGAGCAGGCGCGCCGCGAGGCGCTCGCAACCATCCTGCCGATGCAACGCGCCGATTTTGTCGGGCTATTGCGCGAAATGGACGGACTGCCGGTGACCGTGCGGCTGCTCGATCCGCCGCTGCACGAATTCTTGCCGCATGCCGCGGCCGACGTTCAGGCCGTGGCGGCAGCGCTCGGCGTTTCCGTGGCGGCAATTGCCGAACGGCTGGATCAATTACAAGAGTCCAATCCGATGTTAGGTCATCGAGGATGCCGGCTTGGCCTGAGCTTTCCGGAAATCTACGAAACCCAGGTCATCGCGTTTGCGCACGCCATGGCAGATGCGCAGGCGCAAGGCGTTACCGTACACGCCGAGATCATGATTCCGTTGGTCATGGAGGCCAATGAACTCGCCCTGCTGCGAGACCGCCTGACCAAGGTGATTGACGGTGTCTTGCATGCGCGCGGCGCGACGCTTGCCTATTTGCTAGGCACGATGATCGAGCTGCCCCGAGCATGTCTTGTTGCCGGCGAGATCGCGGCGCACGCCGACTTCTTCTCATTTGGCACTAACGATCTGACGCAGACCACGTTTGGCATCTCGCGCGATGACGTCGCCAGCTTTTTGCCCGACTACATTGAGCGCGGCATTCTCGAGGCGAGCCCCTTTGTCACCCTAGATCGCCGCGGCGTCGGTGAGCTGGTAAGGCTAGCCGTCACGCGTGGTCGCCAAGCGCGCCCTGGGCTCAAGCTGGGTCTTTGCGGCGAGCACGGCGGCGAACCGGCTTCAGTGGCCTTTTGTCACGAGATCGGCCTTGATTATGTGTCTTGCTCGCCGTTTCGCGTCCCCGTCGCCCGGGTCGCCGCCGCGCGAGCAGCTATCTTGCATCCTCGCGTGCCGTCTGCGGGCGCGCCATCGGGCCTCGGAGAACGATCATGA
- a CDS encoding beta-propeller fold lactonase family protein translates to MNYRQCLVGNAIARARVVVVVASAFMPGVLLATAFTALGACTADGDQVAPPDDAFTYPSALAFSRDGSAVFVVSANANLQYDSGTALVVDVAATEAAITPWLATRDTAASCYVDSEFAETMVCDEADFVRAGDGVRLGNFASAVTSLLNEAGDERVLFTVRGDPSITWADFDGERLACREAPSFSLCDLDRRLTKLGEGVADVHQTIFSEPYQIASDPNGFYAIATHFGRGAVTVVDARGAAPVLSDAVDGLFQRNLNTGVLSTSAVAIRPNYAQPEAPGIAYIGSSGEDRIQTAVVLADYYDQAKLLAADYFFVHGVGSNSGGGADTRGIAFDAHQRMYFVGRAPASVLQYDVSVDEVGQVRRALLSGVDTCRQATAIVVAAAGEETYVVVSCFNEGTIQVYRADPSLSLVATVSVGRGPAAMAISPDGGRIYVANYLDDTLAIVDTVPGSPTQFRVVMRMGVPRE, encoded by the coding sequence ATGAATTATCGGCAATGTTTGGTGGGCAACGCGATCGCGCGCGCCCGAGTCGTAGTCGTCGTGGCAAGCGCGTTTATGCCAGGTGTCCTGCTCGCGACCGCGTTTACCGCGCTAGGTGCGTGCACCGCGGACGGCGATCAAGTTGCGCCCCCCGACGATGCGTTTACCTATCCCTCGGCGCTCGCCTTTAGCCGCGACGGGTCGGCTGTCTTTGTGGTCAGCGCCAACGCAAATTTGCAATACGATTCCGGCACGGCCTTGGTGGTCGATGTCGCCGCAACGGAGGCCGCGATCACGCCCTGGCTTGCCACGCGCGACACCGCGGCCTCGTGCTATGTGGACTCTGAGTTTGCCGAAACGATGGTGTGCGACGAAGCCGATTTTGTTCGCGCCGGCGACGGCGTGCGCCTCGGCAATTTCGCCTCCGCGGTGACCTCCTTGCTCAACGAAGCGGGCGACGAACGCGTGCTATTCACGGTCCGCGGCGACCCGTCGATTACGTGGGCCGACTTTGACGGCGAGCGCTTGGCGTGTCGCGAGGCCCCGAGCTTCTCGTTGTGTGACCTGGACCGGCGCCTCACCAAGCTCGGCGAAGGGGTCGCGGATGTCCATCAAACCATCTTCTCCGAGCCGTATCAGATTGCCTCTGATCCCAACGGATTTTACGCCATCGCAACTCATTTTGGTCGCGGCGCCGTGACCGTGGTCGACGCCCGCGGTGCGGCCCCGGTGCTGTCGGATGCGGTCGATGGCCTGTTTCAGCGCAATCTCAATACGGGCGTCCTGAGCACCAGCGCGGTGGCGATTCGCCCTAACTATGCGCAGCCGGAGGCGCCTGGCATTGCCTATATCGGCAGCTCCGGCGAAGACCGCATCCAGACCGCGGTCGTCTTGGCGGACTATTACGACCAGGCCAAGCTCCTCGCCGCCGACTACTTTTTTGTCCACGGCGTTGGCAGCAACTCGGGCGGCGGCGCCGACACGCGAGGCATCGCGTTTGACGCTCACCAACGCATGTATTTCGTCGGCCGCGCGCCGGCGAGCGTGCTGCAATATGACGTCAGCGTAGACGAGGTGGGCCAGGTGAGGCGCGCCTTGCTCAGCGGCGTTGATACGTGCCGCCAGGCGACGGCGATCGTCGTCGCGGCTGCCGGCGAGGAGACGTATGTCGTCGTGTCGTGTTTTAACGAGGGCACCATCCAAGTCTATCGCGCCGACCCGTCGCTTTCGCTAGTGGCCACCGTGTCCGTGGGCCGTGGGCCCGCAGCCATGGCCATCTCGCCAGATGGAGGCCGCATCTATGTCGCCAATTATCTCGACGACACCTTGGCCATTGTCGACACCGTGCCAGGGTCACCGACACAGTTTCGCGTTGTGATGCGCATGGGGGTGCCTCGTGAATAA